Proteins found in one Choloepus didactylus isolate mChoDid1 chromosome 3, mChoDid1.pri, whole genome shotgun sequence genomic segment:
- the LETM2 gene encoding LETM1 domain-containing protein LETM2, mitochondrial isoform X3, whose amino-acid sequence MAFYIYNTVLAIARTRFPSHFVHLLCSSCSPSLAFLQLPDSHLNRTFKKNFGRKKCSCPSQSGSKVLHLQTRIQKLHTSTCWLQEGPCKPPPRQTTEKPQVTSPQPTQETGTKIKEGKRSFRQKILDELKYYYNGFYLLWIDTKVAARMVWRLLHGQMLTRRERRRLLRTCADLFRLVPFVVFVIVPFMEFLLPLFLKLFPEMLPSTFERRKTEKENGCKVGTSKIFTRNSYRNGKEEQSQFGRCFYTVLILYKTGPDRPPAQHKGDTSLFQTI is encoded by the exons ATGGCCTTCTACATTTATAATACAGTCCTAGCTATTGCCCGAACAAG ATTCCCTAGCCACTTTGTTCATCTCTTGTGCTCTTCCTGTTCCCCATCACTTGCATTTCTTCAATTGCCAGATTCCCACTTAAATAGAACATTTAAGAAGAACTTTGGAAGAAAGAAGTGCTCCTGTCCTAGTCAGTCAGGCAGTAAAGTACTTCACTTACAAACTAGAATACAAAAGCTGCACACATCAACATGCTGGCTTCAAGAGGGCCCTTGTAAACCTCCACCGAGACAAACCACAGAAAAGCCACAAGTGACAAGCCCTCAGCCCACGCAAGAAACTGGCACGAAGATTAAGGAGGGAAAGCGATCTTTTAGACAAAAAATCctggatgaacttaaatattattACAATGGATTTTACTTGCTTTGGATTGACACTAAAGTTGCTGCCAGAATGGTTTGGAGGCTGTTACATGGACAGATGCTGACCAGACGAGAGAGACGAAGG CTGCTGAGAACTTGTGCTGATCTCTTCCGCCTGGTTCCATTTGTGGTGTTCGTAATTGTGCCCTTCATGGAATTCTTATTACCGTTGTTTCTGAAGCTTTTCCCAGAAATGTTGCCATCGACTTTCGAAA gaagaaaaacagaaaaagaaaatggctgcAAAGTTGGAACTAGCAAAATTTTTACAAGAAACAGTTACAGAAATGGCAAGGAGGAACAGAGCCAATTTGGGAGATGCTTCTACACAGTTCTCATCCTATATAAAACAG